From a single Actinomycetota bacterium genomic region:
- the argF gene encoding ornithine carbamoyltransferase, whose translation MKEKKGKKDLLTLKDYSKEEIIKILDMAEKIKSDPDSYAKTLNGRNLALLFDKPSTRTRVSFEVGIKQLGGHCLVLDSKNLQLGRGETYADTAKIFDAYLDGIIIRTFKQETIVTMAENCSIPVINALTDMYHPCQILADMQTLAEKDLLFKKNLKFVYFGDPNNVSNSLLIGFTKLGIDITICCPESLKTDDSLMDYLKEESAKSKNNIHMENDPSGAACEADVVYTDVWISMGQEEQKDKIERMMPYQVNSALLKHAKKDAVVMHCLPAHREMEITSEILDSDHSIVWEQAENRLHAQKGLLRFLFDR comes from the coding sequence ATGAAAGAAAAAAAGGGAAAAAAAGATCTACTTACATTAAAGGATTATTCAAAAGAAGAAATAATCAAAATTCTTGACATGGCAGAAAAAATAAAATCAGACCCGGACAGCTACGCCAAAACTTTGAATGGCAGGAACCTGGCATTATTATTTGACAAACCATCAACCCGGACAAGAGTTTCTTTTGAAGTGGGAATAAAGCAGCTTGGAGGCCACTGTCTTGTGCTTGATTCCAAAAATCTGCAGCTTGGCAGGGGGGAAACCTATGCCGATACCGCAAAAATATTTGACGCATACCTGGACGGCATTATTATAAGGACTTTTAAGCAGGAGACTATTGTCACCATGGCGGAAAACTGTTCCATTCCGGTAATAAATGCGCTGACAGACATGTATCATCCCTGCCAGATTCTTGCGGATATGCAGACTCTGGCAGAAAAAGATCTTTTATTTAAAAAGAATTTAAAATTCGTATATTTCGGTGATCCCAATAATGTATCAAACAGCCTGTTAATAGGATTTACAAAACTTGGTATTGACATAACAATCTGCTGCCCGGAATCATTAAAAACCGACGATTCTCTCATGGATTACCTTAAAGAAGAATCAGCAAAAAGCAAAAATAATATTCATATGGAAAACGACCCTTCCGGAGCTGCATGTGAGGCTGATGTTGTTTACACGGATGTATGGATAAGTATGGGCCAGGAAGAACAGAAAGACAAAATAGAAAGGATGATGCCTTATCAGGTGAATAGCGCCCTTTTAAAACATGCAAAAAAAGATGCAGTAGTCATGCACTGTCTTCCCGCACACAGGGAAATGGAAATAACATCAGAAATCCTTGACAGTGATCATTCCATTGTGTGGGAGCAGGCTGAAAACAGACTGCATGCGCAGAAAGGTCTTCTTAGGTTTTTGTTTGACAGATAG
- a CDS encoding arginine repressor, with translation MVNKKRIKDIVNIINTKKISSQEMLIRELKLLGYNVAQSTVSRDLKGIRIIKKRNMEGEEFFVLDNNVVEERKTISLDKFISKSRESIISVRNAGNIIVIKTYPGEAQGVAAVLDQMNFSEVLGTVAGDDTIICILENLKSSEKLINMIKNF, from the coding sequence ATGGTAAACAAAAAAAGAATAAAAGATATAGTAAATATCATTAATACCAAAAAGATTTCATCTCAGGAAATGCTTATAAGAGAGCTTAAGCTTTTGGGCTACAATGTTGCCCAGTCCACGGTATCAAGAGATCTGAAAGGTATCAGGATAATTAAAAAAAGGAATATGGAGGGCGAGGAATTTTTTGTCCTTGACAACAATGTAGTCGAGGAAAGAAAGACAATCAGCCTGGATAAATTTATTTCAAAATCAAGAGAGAGTATTATATCAGTCAGAAATGCAGGCAATATTATTGTTATCAAAACATATCCCGGTGAAGCACAGGGAGTTGCGGCAGTGCTTGACCAGATGAATTTTTCAGAAGTGCTTGGAACTGTTGCCGGAGATGATACTATTATCTGCATACTTGAAAATCTGAAAAGTTCAGAAAAGCTTATAAATATGATAAAAAATTTTTAA
- a CDS encoding argininosuccinate synthase, with protein sequence MAEKLILAYSGGLDTTVAIKWLQENYNVDIIAVLIDLGQPEDLEDAYKRAIDTGAKKAYTIDVREEFIKDYVFLALKANSRYEKQYSLATAIARPLIAKKLVEFANKENAGKIAHGCTAKGNDQVRFDVGIRSLDPDIEIIAPMRLWKLSREEEIAYAQKHDIKINVSKKKIYSIDENLWGRSIECGILEDPYNEPPEDIYKWTEIKVKQGDSEYIEIDFENGEPVALNGKTMSGAELVLELNLIAGKYGIGRIDMVENRLIGIKSREIYEAPAAEVLIESHRALESLVNDRELTHYKYLIEEKFSEMIYYGLWFTPLRECLEKFILESQKYVTGTVRVKLGYKNFAVVGRKSENSIYDFALATYDKSDSFNPGHSESFIKMWGYPYEILAKKGRKNG encoded by the coding sequence ATGGCAGAAAAATTAATATTGGCATATTCAGGCGGACTTGATACTACGGTGGCAATAAAATGGCTTCAGGAAAATTATAATGTAGATATTATTGCAGTATTGATAGATCTCGGACAGCCGGAAGATCTTGAGGATGCCTATAAGAGAGCGATTGATACAGGAGCAAAGAAAGCATATACAATCGACGTCAGGGAAGAATTTATCAAAGATTATGTTTTTCTGGCTCTGAAAGCTAATTCAAGATACGAAAAACAGTATTCGCTTGCGACTGCAATCGCAAGGCCTCTTATTGCAAAGAAACTTGTGGAATTTGCAAATAAGGAAAATGCCGGCAAAATAGCTCATGGCTGTACAGCGAAAGGAAATGACCAGGTAAGATTTGATGTAGGCATCAGAAGTCTTGATCCTGATATTGAGATAATCGCTCCCATGAGGCTGTGGAAGCTTTCAAGAGAAGAAGAAATTGCATATGCTCAGAAACATGATATTAAAATAAATGTATCCAAAAAAAAGATATACAGTATTGATGAAAATCTGTGGGGAAGAAGTATCGAATGCGGAATTCTTGAAGATCCCTATAATGAACCTCCTGAAGATATTTATAAGTGGACTGAAATAAAGGTGAAGCAGGGAGACAGCGAATATATAGAGATTGATTTTGAGAATGGAGAACCGGTCGCATTGAACGGTAAAACAATGTCAGGAGCAGAACTGGTTCTTGAACTGAACCTGATTGCCGGTAAATATGGCATTGGAAGAATAGATATGGTTGAAAACAGATTGATAGGAATAAAATCAAGAGAAATTTATGAAGCACCTGCTGCAGAAGTCCTGATAGAATCTCACAGGGCTCTTGAAAGTCTTGTCAATGACAGAGAGCTCACACATTACAAATATCTCATAGAAGAGAAATTTTCAGAAATGATTTATTATGGACTCTGGTTCACTCCTTTAAGAGAGTGTCTGGAAAAATTTATTCTTGAAAGTCAGAAATACGTTACCGGTACGGTAAGGGTGAAGCTTGGATATAAGAATTTTGCTGTAGTCGGGAGAAAATCAGAAAATTCCATCTATGATTTTGCGCTTGCAACTTATGATAAAAGTGATTCTTTCAATCCCGGTCATTCTGAAAGTTTTATAAAAATGTGGGGATATCCATACGAAATACTTGCAAAAAAGGGAAGAAAAAATGGATAA